A single region of the Gadus morhua chromosome 5, gadMor3.0, whole genome shotgun sequence genome encodes:
- the ap5s1 gene encoding AP-5 complex subunit sigma-1, whose protein sequence is MVHCFLINTVCPVSALEAGDSRVLFSRVFGPDDASQDEALSAEERRALQRDKLLLVARQVLSSVTLSREASGRGPTEGVAAAAATDEATALQEADSGVQRLRAGDPFLGERSVLWLAVQSLAFSLVCLPHENLLLAEGTLRSLARHCLEHLRLLGHGSEVLLKVDRIDFLLSKLLPHGQLLFLNHRFTQSLEKDIAAYMAK, encoded by the exons ATGGTGCACTGCTTCCTCATCAACACCGTGTGCCCGGTCAGCGCGCTGGAGGCCGGGGACAGCCGGGTCCTATTCTCCCGGGTCTTCGGACCGGACGACGCCTCGCAGGACGAGGCGCTGAGCGCCGAGGAGCGACGGGCTCTGCAGAGGGAcaagctgctgctggtggcgag gcaggTGCTGAGCTCCGTCACCCTGTCGCGGGAGGCGTCCGGCCGCGGGCCGACGGagggcgtggcggcggcggcggcgacggacGAGGCCACCGCCCTGCAGGAGGCGGACTCCGGGGTGCAGCGCCTGCGGGCCGGGGACCCCTTTCTGGGGGAGCGCAGCGTGCTGTGGCTGGCCGTCCAGAGCCTGGCCTTCAGCCTGGTGTGCCTGCCCCACGAGAACCTGCTGCTGGCGGAGGGGACGCTGCGCAGCTTGGCCCGCCACTGCCTGGAGCACCTCCGGCTGCTGGGGCACGGCagtgag GTACTGCTTAAGGTGGATCGCATCGACTTCCTGCTGTCCAAGCTTCTTCCTCATGgccagctcctcttcctcaaccaCCGCTTTACCCAGAGCCTGGAGAAGGACATAGCCGCCTACATGGCGAAATAA